From Desulfovibrio porci, a single genomic window includes:
- the rseP gene encoding RIP metalloprotease RseP gives MLTTIIAVIIVLGGLIFFHELGHFAVARALGMGVSTFSLGFGPKILKYKRGKTEYALSLVPLGGYVALVGESDEADIPEGFSKEESFALRPAWQRLLVVAAGPTANIVLAWLLCWGLAFGWGTPVLLPQVGAVTENSPAARAGLRPGDRILSVNGQTVESWEAMSDAIARSDGRPMRLEVERVAPGAAVQTPPDADDRRGQDLTANDRLALELTAERATRKTIFGENETAWLIGVRAAGSVATHPESFWNAASAGADQTWRMVSLTWQSFVKLAERVVPLDQVGGPIMIAQMVGEQAHQGLAGLLALTALISVNLGILNLLPIPILDGGQVVFCLLEILFRRPVNRKVQEYAMRVGLALLIGLMLLATFNDVWRLLKS, from the coding sequence GTGCTGACGACCATTATTGCCGTAATCATTGTCCTGGGCGGCCTGATCTTTTTCCATGAGCTGGGACACTTTGCCGTGGCCCGCGCCTTGGGCATGGGCGTATCCACCTTTTCCCTGGGCTTCGGCCCCAAAATCCTCAAATACAAGCGGGGCAAGACCGAATACGCTCTGTCCCTGGTGCCGTTGGGCGGCTATGTGGCACTGGTGGGCGAAAGCGACGAGGCCGACATCCCCGAGGGCTTCAGCAAAGAGGAAAGCTTTGCCCTGCGTCCGGCCTGGCAGCGCCTGCTGGTGGTGGCCGCCGGGCCCACGGCCAATATTGTGCTGGCCTGGCTGCTCTGCTGGGGTCTGGCCTTCGGCTGGGGCACGCCGGTCCTGCTGCCCCAGGTGGGCGCGGTGACTGAAAACAGTCCGGCGGCCAGGGCCGGTCTGCGGCCCGGCGACCGCATCCTGAGCGTTAACGGCCAGACCGTAGAAAGCTGGGAAGCCATGTCCGACGCCATCGCCCGCAGCGACGGCAGACCCATGCGTCTGGAAGTGGAGCGCGTCGCTCCCGGTGCTGCCGTGCAGACCCCTCCCGACGCCGACGACCGGCGCGGCCAGGATTTGACGGCAAACGATAGGCTGGCTCTGGAGCTGACGGCGGAACGCGCCACGCGTAAAACCATTTTCGGCGAAAACGAGACGGCCTGGCTCATCGGCGTGCGGGCGGCGGGCAGTGTGGCGACCCATCCGGAAAGCTTCTGGAACGCGGCCTCGGCGGGCGCGGACCAGACCTGGCGGATGGTCTCCCTGACCTGGCAGAGTTTCGTCAAACTGGCCGAACGGGTGGTGCCCTTGGATCAGGTGGGCGGCCCGATCATGATCGCCCAGATGGTGGGCGAACAGGCCCACCAGGGCCTGGCGGGTCTGCTGGCGCTCACGGCGCTGATCAGCGTCAACCTGGGCATTCTGAACCTGCTGCCCATCCCCATTCTGGACGGCGGGCAGGTGGTCTTCTGCCTGCTGGAAATTCTCTTCCGGCGGCCCGTGAACCGCAAAGTGCAGGAATACGCCATGCGTGTGGGTCTGGCTCTGCTCATCGGCCTGATGCTGCTGGCCACGTTCAACGACGTCTGGCGGCTGCTCAAGAGCTGA
- the dxr gene encoding 1-deoxy-D-xylulose-5-phosphate reductoisomerase: MAELWPGQGGPAIDYISGPPSGRWQHETPRGLVILGATGSIGRNALAVVEARPDFFRVLGLACARNVTRLAAQAERHRPPFLAVLDEAAAAGLGALLPSGYRPRILTGREGYAQLAALPEASTVLSAQVGAAGLAGTLAAALSGKVVCLANKESLVLAGGLVRDICARTGAVILPVDSEHNAIFQCLAGRGQEVAALVLTASGGPFRGKSAAELRQVTVEQALRHPNWSMGAKISIDSATLMNKGLEVAEAFQLYGVPSERIRVLVHPQSVVHSMVELADGSLLAQMGTADMRMAIAHCLLWPQCAPVGVPPLDLVAAGPLSFHEPDLEAFPCLALARTALARRGGLCVVMNAANEAAVELFLQGHCAFADIPRLIGAALEAHEATAPGRSPLCPPLSTPADAADPLALEREVHILVERIERLDHHSRALVRELARG; encoded by the coding sequence ATGGCAGAACTCTGGCCGGGCCAAGGCGGCCCGGCGATCGACTACATATCAGGGCCGCCCTCCGGGCGCTGGCAGCATGAGACGCCGCGCGGTCTGGTTATTCTGGGCGCCACCGGTTCCATCGGGCGTAACGCTCTGGCCGTGGTGGAAGCCCGGCCGGACTTTTTCCGTGTGCTGGGTCTGGCCTGCGCCCGCAATGTGACGCGTCTGGCGGCGCAGGCCGAGCGCCACCGCCCGCCCTTTCTGGCCGTTCTGGACGAGGCGGCCGCCGCCGGGCTGGGGGCCCTGCTGCCCTCCGGGTACAGGCCGCGCATTCTGACGGGACGTGAGGGCTACGCGCAACTGGCGGCCCTGCCTGAAGCCTCCACCGTACTTTCGGCGCAGGTGGGCGCGGCCGGACTGGCAGGCACTCTGGCGGCGGCGCTCTCCGGCAAGGTCGTCTGCCTGGCCAACAAGGAATCCCTGGTGTTGGCCGGTGGTCTGGTGCGCGACATCTGCGCCCGCACCGGCGCGGTCATCCTGCCGGTGGATTCCGAGCACAACGCCATTTTTCAATGTCTGGCCGGGCGCGGCCAGGAAGTGGCCGCCCTGGTGCTCACCGCCTCGGGCGGTCCCTTTCGCGGCAAAAGCGCGGCGGAACTGCGCCAGGTCACTGTGGAGCAGGCCCTCAGGCATCCCAACTGGAGCATGGGCGCGAAAATCAGCATTGATTCCGCCACGCTGATGAACAAGGGTCTGGAAGTGGCCGAAGCCTTCCAGCTTTACGGCGTGCCCAGCGAGCGCATCCGCGTGCTGGTGCACCCCCAGTCCGTGGTCCATTCCATGGTGGAACTGGCCGACGGTTCGCTGCTGGCCCAGATGGGCACGGCGGACATGCGCATGGCCATCGCGCACTGTCTGCTCTGGCCGCAGTGCGCGCCCGTGGGCGTGCCGCCGCTGGATCTGGTAGCCGCCGGGCCGCTTTCCTTCCATGAGCCAGATCTGGAGGCCTTTCCCTGTCTCGCTCTGGCCCGCACGGCCCTGGCCCGGCGGGGCGGGCTGTGCGTGGTGATGAACGCGGCCAACGAAGCCGCTGTGGAACTTTTCCTGCAAGGGCATTGCGCGTTCGCGGACATTCCCCGGCTCATCGGCGCGGCTCTGGAGGCCCATGAGGCCACCGCGCCGGGACGCAGCCCCCTCTGCCCGCCCCTGAGCACGCCGGCGGACGCGGCTGATCCCCTTGCCCTTGAACGTGAAGTGCATATCTTGGTGGAGCGCATCGAGCGCCTCGACCATCACAGCCGCGCGCTGGTCCGTGAACTGGCCCGCGGCTGA
- a CDS encoding phosphatidate cytidylyltransferase, translating to MSVDHAVDIRRIITGLALAAVLLLVLWLRGWPLLFVILLVAALGLWEFYSLFWGPTERIPSRICAIALGWGMLCLTWLNRPQDALVCLGAGFVLAAMTFLFRWNVVEEENPFSDSGIFMAGLAYIPLLLLPATYLSTVKLVFVLAAVAVSDTAAYFVGTRFGHHKLWPRVSPNKSSEGAVGSLVACVIFCAVYGEIYGKVGWFSFALLGVAVNAFAQVGDLFESALKRSVHVKDSGSLLPGHGGILDRADSLLFAMPMVAVVDQWFFFF from the coding sequence ATGTCTGTTGACCATGCCGTCGACATCCGCCGCATCATTACCGGTCTGGCTCTGGCCGCCGTCCTGCTGCTCGTGCTCTGGCTGCGGGGCTGGCCTCTGCTCTTCGTCATCCTGCTGGTCGCCGCTCTGGGCCTCTGGGAATTCTATTCGCTGTTCTGGGGCCCCACAGAGCGCATCCCCAGCCGGATCTGCGCCATCGCCCTGGGCTGGGGCATGCTCTGCCTGACTTGGCTGAACCGGCCGCAGGACGCCTTGGTCTGCCTGGGCGCGGGCTTTGTGCTGGCGGCCATGACCTTTCTGTTCCGCTGGAACGTGGTGGAGGAGGAAAATCCCTTCTCGGACAGCGGCATTTTCATGGCCGGGCTGGCCTACATTCCCCTGCTGCTGCTGCCGGCCACCTACCTCTCCACAGTCAAGCTGGTCTTCGTGCTCGCCGCCGTGGCCGTGTCCGACACCGCCGCCTATTTCGTGGGCACCCGCTTCGGGCATCACAAACTCTGGCCGCGCGTGAGCCCCAACAAGAGTTCCGAAGGCGCTGTGGGCAGCCTGGTGGCCTGCGTGATCTTCTGCGCCGTGTACGGTGAAATTTACGGCAAGGTGGGCTGGTTCTCCTTTGCCCTGCTGGGCGTGGCGGTCAATGCCTTCGCCCAGGTGGGCGACCTCTTCGAGTCCGCGTTGAAGCGCTCGGTCCACGTCAAGGATTCCGGTTCCCTCCTGCCCGGACACGGCGGCATTCTGGACCGCGCGGACAGCCTGCTGTTCGCCATGCCCATGGTGGCGGTTGTGGACCAGTGGTTTTTCTTCTTCTGA
- a CDS encoding isoprenyl transferase yields MIQAQDIPDNLPAHIAIIMDGNGRWAQARGLPRSAGHRAGAETVRNVVTECRELGIRHLTLYAFSSENWNRPKAEISALFSLLLEFLRREVPLMEEKGIALKVLGDLDGLPLPQRTALRHAMSRTEAGREMTLNLALNYGGRAELVRAVRTFLRENARPEDVTEESLAERLYTAGQPDPDLLIRTSGEQRLSNYLLYQCAYSELYFTPVPWPDFGADQLREALAVYAGRSRRFGKTQEQIDVC; encoded by the coding sequence ATGATTCAAGCTCAAGACATCCCGGACAATCTGCCCGCGCACATCGCCATCATCATGGACGGCAACGGCCGCTGGGCCCAGGCGCGCGGCCTGCCGCGCTCGGCCGGGCACCGCGCCGGAGCCGAAACCGTGCGCAATGTGGTCACGGAATGCCGGGAACTGGGCATCCGCCATCTGACCCTCTACGCCTTTTCCAGCGAAAACTGGAACCGGCCCAAGGCCGAAATCAGCGCCCTGTTCAGCCTGCTGCTGGAATTTCTGCGCCGCGAGGTGCCGCTGATGGAAGAAAAGGGCATCGCTCTCAAGGTGCTGGGTGACCTGGACGGCCTGCCCCTGCCCCAGCGCACGGCCCTGCGCCACGCCATGAGCCGCACGGAAGCCGGGCGGGAAATGACCCTGAACCTGGCCCTCAATTACGGCGGCCGCGCCGAACTGGTGCGCGCCGTGCGGACCTTTCTGCGTGAAAACGCGCGGCCCGAAGACGTCACTGAGGAAAGCCTGGCAGAACGCCTCTATACCGCCGGACAGCCCGATCCGGACCTGCTCATCCGCACCAGCGGCGAGCAGCGCCTGAGCAATTACCTGCTCTACCAGTGCGCCTACAGCGAGCTGTATTTCACGCCCGTGCCCTGGCCCGATTTCGGGGCGGACCAGTTGCGCGAAGCGCTGGCCGTCTATGCCGGGCGCTCGCGCCGCTTCGGCAAAACACAGGAGCAAATCGATGTCTGTTGA
- the frr gene encoding ribosome recycling factor, whose translation MDIDSTLLDAEDRMEKALAALDRDFAKLRTGRASTALVDGIKADYYGTPTPISQMASVAVPDSRTLTIQPWDKGGIAVVEKAILKSDLGLTPVNDGKIIRIVIPPLTEERRKDLVKVARKYSEEAKVAVRNVRRDANDGLKKLEKDKEITEDELKKAVDDVQKLTDKFVGEVDKKCAGKEKEIMDI comes from the coding sequence ATGGATATCGACAGCACCCTTCTGGACGCTGAGGACCGCATGGAAAAGGCCCTGGCCGCGCTGGACCGCGACTTCGCCAAACTGCGCACAGGCCGCGCCTCCACCGCCCTGGTGGACGGCATCAAGGCCGACTATTACGGCACGCCCACGCCCATCAGCCAGATGGCCTCGGTGGCCGTGCCCGACAGCCGCACCCTGACCATCCAGCCCTGGGACAAGGGCGGCATCGCGGTGGTGGAAAAGGCCATTCTCAAGTCCGACCTGGGTCTGACCCCGGTCAACGACGGCAAGATCATCCGCATCGTCATTCCGCCGCTTACCGAGGAGCGCCGCAAGGATCTCGTCAAAGTGGCCCGCAAGTACAGCGAAGAGGCCAAGGTGGCCGTGCGCAATGTTCGCCGCGACGCCAACGACGGTCTGAAAAAGCTGGAAAAGGACAAGGAAATCACCGAGGACGAGCTGAAAAAGGCTGTGGACGACGTCCAGAAGCTCACGGACAAGTTCGTGGGCGAGGTGGACAAGAAGTGCGCGGGCAAGGAAAAGGAAATCATGGACATCTAG
- the pyrH gene encoding UMP kinase: MPSLKYKRVLLKLSGEALAGEQKTGIDPETVAAICGEIGTVLDMGVEMALVIGGGNIFRGLSGSAKGMERSSADYMGMLATVLNALAVQDMLEKQGYPTRVLSAITMQEVCESFIRRRALRHLEKGRVVICAAGTGNPYFTTDTTAALRGMELKCDAIIKATKVDGIYDKDPAKHRDAVKFDSISYDETLARRLGVMDATAFALVRDNNLPIIVCRMFGGDIRRAVLGEAVGTIVQEN; encoded by the coding sequence ATGCCCTCACTCAAATACAAGCGCGTGCTGCTCAAACTGAGCGGCGAAGCCCTGGCGGGCGAGCAGAAAACCGGCATTGATCCTGAAACCGTGGCCGCCATCTGCGGCGAAATCGGCACCGTGCTCGACATGGGCGTGGAGATGGCGCTGGTCATCGGCGGGGGCAATATTTTTCGCGGGCTTTCGGGCTCGGCCAAGGGCATGGAGCGTTCCTCGGCGGACTACATGGGCATGCTGGCCACGGTGCTCAACGCCCTGGCCGTCCAGGACATGCTGGAAAAGCAGGGCTACCCCACGCGGGTGCTCTCAGCCATCACCATGCAGGAAGTCTGCGAGTCCTTCATCCGCCGCCGTGCTCTGCGCCACCTGGAAAAAGGCCGGGTGGTGATCTGCGCCGCGGGCACGGGCAATCCCTATTTCACCACCGACACCACGGCGGCCCTGCGCGGCATGGAACTGAAATGCGACGCCATCATCAAGGCCACCAAGGTGGACGGCATTTATGACAAGGACCCGGCCAAGCACCGCGACGCCGTGAAATTCGACAGTATCAGCTACGACGAGACGCTCGCGCGCCGTCTGGGCGTCATGGACGCCACGGCTTTCGCCCTGGTGCGCGACAACAATTTGCCCATCATCGTCTGCCGCATGTTCGGCGGGGATATCCGCCGGGCCGTGCTGGGCGAGGCCGTGGGCACCATCGTACAGGAAAATTGA
- a CDS encoding DUF4911 domain-containing protein, whose amino-acid sequence MGTAPRPAAAPPPALRGRRRTGPPLRPPCRSGRLLLRLAPEHVALFRFLLEAYDNCAYFTVLERRPALLKLVFSPQRERAVRRALAEMSQSLPFRVEEWPLPGLPDSADTAARP is encoded by the coding sequence ATGGGCACGGCTCCCCGTCCGGCAGCCGCCCCGCCTCCGGCCCTGCGCGGCCGCCGCCGGACAGGGCCTCCCCTGCGGCCGCCGTGTCGCAGCGGCCGTCTGCTGCTGCGTCTCGCGCCGGAGCACGTGGCCCTGTTCCGCTTTCTGCTGGAAGCCTACGACAATTGCGCCTATTTCACCGTGCTGGAACGCCGTCCGGCCCTGCTCAAGCTGGTCTTTTCGCCCCAGCGGGAGCGCGCCGTGCGCCGCGCACTGGCGGAAATGTCCCAAAGCCTGCCCTTCCGCGTGGAGGAATGGCCTCTGCCCGGACTTCCCGACTCCGCCGACACGGCGGCACGGCCCTGA
- a CDS encoding AzlD domain-containing protein, with protein sequence MNPGMTAWIDAHGALLLCVLGSVLVTQLPKVLPVTFLKGDCLPPLLRHWLSFVPVAVMAALVGPDVLFYEGRFNIGTSNLFLMVSLPALLVAWWGKNYFVTIAFGIGLVILARWLGWY encoded by the coding sequence ATGAATCCGGGAATGACCGCATGGATCGACGCCCACGGCGCGCTGCTGCTCTGCGTTCTGGGCAGCGTGCTGGTGACCCAGCTGCCCAAGGTGTTGCCCGTGACCTTTCTCAAAGGCGACTGCCTGCCTCCGCTGCTGCGTCACTGGCTCTCCTTTGTGCCGGTGGCGGTCATGGCCGCCCTGGTGGGACCGGACGTGCTCTTCTACGAGGGACGCTTCAACATCGGCACGTCCAACCTCTTTCTGATGGTCTCCCTGCCCGCCCTGCTGGTGGCCTGGTGGGGCAAAAACTACTTCGTGACCATCGCCTTCGGCATCGGCCTGGTGATCCTGGCCCGCTGGCTGGGCTGGTACTGA
- a CDS encoding AzlC family ABC transporter permease — MSSPATASPPAEGLRRALPIVLGYVPVGFAFGVLAVKNNIPPSLAVAMAVLMFSGSGQFVFASLWGAGAGILSVIAAVFIVNLRYLLMSAAESPWLARLPRGQRFLLGLGLTDETFAVHITALQRGWPLNPGVMYICNSTTHLAWVIGCTVGAFCGELVSDVRPLGLDYALTAMFLALLVPQCVSRLHVLVALFTTVLSIALKAAGMSQWNVAVATVLGASLGVLLLYARRGPGLNAPGGGSDSGETRPAQPATSEVRP; from the coding sequence ATGTCGAGTCCTGCCACAGCCTCACCTCCGGCGGAAGGCCTGCGGCGCGCCCTGCCCATTGTGCTGGGCTATGTGCCCGTGGGCTTCGCCTTCGGCGTGCTGGCGGTCAAAAACAATATTCCCCCGTCCCTGGCCGTGGCCATGGCCGTGCTGATGTTTTCCGGCTCGGGCCAGTTCGTCTTCGCCAGTCTCTGGGGCGCGGGCGCTGGCATTCTGTCGGTGATCGCGGCGGTCTTCATCGTCAATCTGCGCTATCTGCTAATGTCCGCCGCCGAATCCCCCTGGCTGGCCCGCCTGCCGCGCGGGCAGCGCTTTCTGCTGGGCCTGGGCCTCACGGACGAAACCTTCGCCGTGCACATCACGGCCCTGCAACGCGGCTGGCCGCTCAACCCCGGCGTCATGTACATCTGCAACAGCACCACCCATCTGGCCTGGGTCATCGGCTGCACCGTGGGCGCCTTCTGCGGCGAACTGGTCAGCGACGTCCGGCCGCTGGGCCTGGATTACGCGCTTACCGCCATGTTTCTGGCCCTGCTGGTGCCCCAGTGCGTGAGCCGCCTGCATGTGCTGGTGGCCCTGTTCACCACGGTCCTGTCCATCGCCCTGAAAGCCGCGGGCATGAGCCAGTGGAATGTGGCCGTGGCCACCGTTCTGGGCGCGAGCCTGGGCGTGCTGCTGCTCTACGCCCGGCGCGGCCCCGGCCTGAACGCGCCCGGCGGCGGGTCGGACAGCGGCGAGACACGTCCCGCGCAACCCGCAACCTCGGAGGTCCGGCCATGA
- a CDS encoding methyltransferase has translation MDETPFAALQRDATGYQRSCALTAAAELDFFTLILRNGNRMSALALAEERGVDARGAAVLLDALTGMGYLEKTAPAVAGGPAVYTVPEVWREALDSRHPLSYVPMLRHMANAQRGWAELARTVRDGRPQTRRPSILGAEEDDRSFIMGMNSIAVRTAGPLAAALQRAGVLDFAASPARILDVGGASGTYTQAFLEILPTAEALIFDRHVGIEAARRRFAGTPLEGRVHFQAGDFYQDALPSGFDLAWISAIIHQHGREQSRALYRNVLQALKPGGRVAVRDFIMSADGTSPAAGTLFGLNMLVHCAEGRVYTFEEVREDLEFAGFTAVKLAVPAETMSAVVSAVRP, from the coding sequence ATGGACGAAACCCCCTTTGCCGCATTACAGCGCGACGCCACGGGCTATCAGCGCTCCTGCGCGCTTACGGCCGCGGCTGAACTGGATTTTTTCACGCTCATTCTGCGCAACGGCAACCGGATGAGCGCCCTGGCCCTGGCGGAAGAGCGCGGCGTGGACGCGCGCGGCGCGGCTGTCCTGCTGGATGCCCTGACCGGCATGGGCTACCTGGAGAAAACCGCGCCCGCCGTGGCGGGCGGCCCGGCGGTCTACACTGTGCCCGAGGTCTGGCGGGAGGCGCTGGACAGCCGCCATCCCCTTTCCTACGTGCCCATGCTGCGGCATATGGCCAATGCCCAGCGGGGCTGGGCGGAACTGGCGCGCACGGTCCGGGACGGCAGACCCCAGACCCGGCGGCCCAGCATTCTCGGCGCGGAAGAGGATGACCGCTCTTTCATCATGGGCATGAATTCCATAGCCGTGCGCACGGCGGGGCCCCTGGCGGCTGCCCTGCAACGGGCCGGAGTGCTGGATTTCGCCGCGAGCCCGGCCCGGATTCTGGATGTGGGCGGCGCGTCCGGCACCTATACCCAGGCCTTTCTGGAAATCCTGCCCACGGCCGAAGCCCTGATTTTCGACCGCCATGTGGGTATTGAGGCCGCGCGGCGGCGTTTCGCGGGCACGCCCCTGGAGGGCCGGGTGCATTTTCAGGCCGGGGATTTTTATCAGGACGCCCTGCCCTCCGGTTTTGATCTGGCCTGGATCAGCGCCATCATCCACCAGCACGGGCGGGAGCAAAGCCGCGCGCTCTACCGCAACGTCCTTCAGGCTCTGAAGCCCGGCGGCAGGGTGGCCGTGCGCGATTTCATCATGAGCGCGGACGGGACCAGTCCGGCGGCCGGAACCCTGTTCGGCCTGAACATGCTGGTGCACTGCGCCGAGGGCAGGGTCTACACCTTTGAGGAAGTGCGGGAGGATCTGGAATTCGCGGGCTTCACGGCCGTGAAACTGGCCGTGCCCGCTGAAACCATGTCGGCTGTGGTCAGCGCCGTGCGGCCGTAA
- a CDS encoding putative metalloprotease CJM1_0395 family protein, protein MPEALESISARAVGPLAPSASVAGSGGAARDERGRESGAFSLPGRADQNGDGSRLSGAALTDSLSLSPEAQQQLRELKQRDAEVRAHEGAHMAAGGAHVTGGADYTYQKGPDGRQYAIGGHVSIDASSVPGDPEATKEKAQQVRRAALAPGEPSGQDRQVAARAAAQEARAERDKRKEEAEESRSAAASGGVPDAPVSAGAESLAAAAPADGVDPGAPDASTESIAAAASAGASPLNGPAELLTRRRAAGAYADMSMRGVMPTALAPGGTGISLQV, encoded by the coding sequence ATGCCCGAAGCTCTGGAAAGCATCAGCGCCCGTGCTGTGGGGCCGTTGGCGCCGTCCGCTTCCGTCGCCGGTTCCGGCGGCGCGGCCAGGGATGAGCGCGGCCGGGAGTCGGGCGCGTTCAGCCTGCCGGGCCGTGCGGACCAGAACGGCGACGGTTCGCGGCTGAGCGGCGCGGCCCTGACGGACAGTCTCAGCCTGAGTCCCGAAGCTCAACAGCAGTTGCGCGAGCTGAAACAGCGTGACGCCGAAGTGCGCGCCCACGAAGGGGCACATATGGCGGCGGGCGGCGCGCATGTGACCGGCGGGGCCGACTATACCTATCAGAAAGGGCCGGACGGGCGGCAGTACGCCATCGGCGGCCATGTTTCCATTGACGCCTCGTCCGTGCCGGGCGACCCGGAGGCCACCAAGGAAAAGGCGCAACAGGTGCGCCGCGCGGCCCTGGCGCCGGGCGAACCTTCCGGCCAGGACCGGCAGGTGGCGGCCCGCGCCGCCGCCCAGGAAGCCCGCGCCGAGCGGGACAAGCGGAAAGAGGAAGCAGAGGAGAGCCGGAGCGCGGCCGCATCCGGCGGCGTCCCGGACGCGCCTGTTTCCGCCGGAGCGGAGTCTCTTGCCGCCGCTGCTCCCGCTGATGGCGTGGACCCCGGCGCTCCGGACGCGTCCACGGAAAGCATCGCCGCTGCCGCGTCGGCCGGGGCGTCCCCGCTGAACGGTCCGGCGGAGCTGCTCACACGCCGCCGCGCTGCGGGCGCGTATGCCGACATGTCCATGCGCGGCGTCATGCCCACGGCCCTGGCTCCCGGGGGCACGGGCATCTCCCTCCAAGTCTAG
- a CDS encoding EAL and HDOD domain-containing protein, whose protein sequence is MLFRDQFNLTAANIRNQSQATSEIIVDGIAFASSHTAPHAKVFINIPDDLLRTGIPESISPGRCVLEILETVPCTRENVEVLRHLKSQGYTLALDDYTGQPDMEGFVEIADIVKVDLRSASAEQLSQVSRALRHRGVTMLAEKVESSEEAHWARENGYELLQGFYFQRPELISAKRLAPDAHTKLRVLCYLMSGNVKLQKLQMLLSHSPQLALRLLNFANSVAFSVTTRIDSIKQAIAFIGLDRLCRWLAAMLIADQFHTSDTARELTTICIFRAHFLRNTAAFIGRPYAEQLFALGLFSTLDAMYHMSFEDLLARTSLSEDVRNALTRKEGCFYPWLNAVLCLEAGNVDEARRIFGGLGVQHMGDVVKIYRAAMTLATNLHLDDKADDAHYFSN, encoded by the coding sequence TTGCTCTTTCGGGATCAGTTTAATCTTACCGCGGCCAATATTCGGAATCAAAGCCAGGCGACCTCGGAAATCATTGTGGACGGCATTGCTTTTGCCTCCAGCCATACCGCGCCCCATGCCAAGGTATTCATAAATATACCTGACGATCTGTTGCGCACCGGGATACCCGAATCCATTTCACCCGGCAGATGCGTTCTCGAAATTCTGGAAACCGTGCCTTGTACCCGGGAGAATGTGGAAGTTCTCCGTCATCTCAAATCCCAAGGTTATACCCTGGCGCTGGATGATTATACCGGGCAGCCGGACATGGAAGGTTTTGTTGAGATTGCCGATATCGTGAAGGTGGACTTGCGGAGCGCCAGCGCGGAACAACTGTCCCAGGTCTCACGGGCGTTACGCCATCGCGGCGTGACCATGCTGGCGGAAAAAGTGGAAAGCTCCGAGGAGGCGCACTGGGCCAGGGAAAACGGCTATGAACTGCTCCAGGGCTTTTACTTCCAGCGGCCCGAACTGATCTCCGCCAAACGGCTGGCGCCCGACGCACATACCAAGCTGCGGGTGCTCTGCTACCTGATGTCGGGAAACGTAAAGCTGCAAAAACTGCAGATGCTTCTTTCCCACAGTCCGCAACTGGCGCTCAGACTGCTCAATTTCGCCAATTCGGTGGCATTTTCCGTCACCACCAGAATAGACTCCATCAAACAGGCCATCGCCTTTATCGGCCTGGACCGGCTGTGCCGCTGGCTTGCGGCCATGCTTATTGCCGACCAGTTCCACACCTCCGACACCGCCCGGGAGCTGACCACGATCTGCATTTTCCGGGCGCATTTTCTGCGCAACACGGCGGCCTTCATCGGCCGCCCGTATGCGGAGCAGCTTTTCGCGCTGGGGCTTTTTTCCACTCTGGACGCCATGTACCATATGTCTTTCGAGGATCTTCTGGCCCGGACCTCGCTGAGCGAGGACGTGAGAAACGCGCTCACCCGAAAAGAAGGCTGCTTTTATCCCTGGCTGAATGCCGTACTCTGCCTTGAGGCGGGCAATGTGGACGAAGCGAGGCGTATCTTCGGCGGATTGGGCGTTCAGCACATGGGCGATGTCGTGAAAATATACAGGGCGGCCATGACCTTGGCCACAAATCTGCACCTGGACGACAAGGCGGATGACGCCCATTATTTCTCCAACTGA
- a CDS encoding DUF417 family protein, with translation MSSVFRCMAQTESVAVSLTRLGLIVVLLWIGGLKVAPYEADGIVPFVAESPFMSFLMNNPADYRAHMNPEGKLVPENRQWHQEHGTYTASHIIGAIIVSLGILLCFQPWLPQVAAIGGLLVFGMSLVTLSFLITTPQVWVPNLGDAEHGFPYLSGRGRLVIKDVIMMGAALVCMADSAKKYLRRRTAAA, from the coding sequence ATGTCATCCGTTTTCCGATGCATGGCCCAGACTGAAAGCGTTGCCGTCTCTCTGACCCGCCTGGGGCTCATTGTGGTCCTGCTCTGGATCGGCGGCCTGAAAGTCGCGCCCTATGAGGCGGACGGCATTGTGCCCTTTGTGGCCGAAAGCCCTTTTATGAGCTTTTTGATGAACAACCCTGCGGACTACCGGGCGCACATGAATCCCGAAGGCAAGCTGGTGCCGGAAAACCGTCAGTGGCATCAGGAGCACGGCACCTATACGGCCTCGCATATCATCGGCGCGATCATCGTCAGCCTGGGCATTCTGCTCTGCTTTCAGCCCTGGCTGCCGCAGGTGGCGGCAATAGGCGGGCTGCTGGTGTTCGGCATGTCCCTGGTCACGCTCTCTTTCTTGATCACCACGCCGCAGGTCTGGGTGCCCAATCTGGGCGACGCGGAGCACGGTTTCCCCTATCTGAGCGGCAGGGGACGGCTGGTAATTAAGGACGTCATCATGATGGGCGCGGCTCTGGTCTGCATGGCCGACTCGGCAAAAAAATACCTGCGCCGCCGCACTGCGGCGGCCTGA